In the Paenibacillus sp. FSL R7-0337 genome, ATTTGGCTACCGACTACATTTGCATACGAGAATAAGATTAACGTAGGGGACAGCATTGATTTGCCAACCTTTGAAGGCTCAAAAAAATATAAAGTGTCTGCAATTATAATTGATCCCCAGTACAGCTCTCCTCAGCATAATCCAGTCAGAGTATGGGTTAAATCAGGAGAACTAAACCGAATATTCACCGGTGAATCTACATCCTATGTCATTGGAATTCGTTATCTGGAATACTCCGAGAAGGATGAAGTTAGAATCTGGAATGACTTTGAAACGTATCTTGGACAAAGTTTTACCGGATATAAACTGGATTATAATGATATTGTTTTCAAGTATACTAGTACGCAAGAAAGCATTGGTGCTATTATGTTAGTGCTTGCTTTAATAGTTATTGCAGTATGTTTTATTCTAATTTTCTTTGCAATATCAAATTCAATAATGTCTGATTATACAACCATTGGGATATTTAAAGCCCAGGGCTTCTCTTCGGTCAATATTATTTTTACATATGTGCTGCAATACTTAACTATTGGGTTTATTGCTATTCCTCTAGGTTCAATGTTAAGCATACCTATTGTTGGGGTGCTGTCGGACAGCTTGATGAAGGCGTTAGGAATGACGCAGAGCTCGGGGACCTCCTTGGATACAGGCATAGTGACGTTCATTGTTTTAATGTTGTTTACGGTTGGTGTTTCTTTTGTTGCGGCTTCAAAAACATCGAAAGTTAAACCATCCCAAGCGATCCGTTATGGGGCTCCGGCAAGTAAAAACTTAAAGAGAACAGGCATTTCTTTATCGGCACTTAGACGATTGCCGGTATCCATGATGATTGGAATAAAGGATACATTCTCTCAAGTGAGACAAATGATCTTTTTCGTAATCGTTCTTTTTGTAACAAGTGTTATATTGGTGTTTTCTTTCGTAAGTATCTCCAGTATGGAAAATGCCTTGGAGGATCCGAATTACATGGGGATGGATTACAGTGATCTGACCGTTGGGAATTCGAACAGGACGGAAATGACTAATGATGATATATATCAGCTATTATCCAAGGAAGAGAACGTGGAGTTTGTAGTTCCTATGAATTATTTGATCAACTCCTCCATCTTTATCAGTGATGATAGTGCCTCTAAGAACATTGTAGGAACAGCATATGCCGGAGATATGGAGCTTTTGGGCATTACGAATTCGGAAGGCCGAAATCCTTCTGATCAGAATGAAGTTTCAATTAGTTATAAATTATCCCAGAGGCTTAACATGGGGATAGGAGATACCCTTTTAGCCAATATTGAAGGGGAAAATAAAGAATTAAAGATTTCGGGTGTTTTTTCAACGATGAGCAGTGGCGGATATATGTTTAGAATCCTAAATGCTGACATTAAGACCTCGAAAATTGGCATGCAGAGGGTTCATCAAGTGAAGTTAAAGGAGAATGTGGATGTAGCGAAATTTGAGCAAGAATTAAAGGGGAAATACGAAGATTCATTAGAAATTGTAAACAATTCGAGATTCAGAGATACCTTCCTTTCCTCTATTAAGTCTGTAATTAAGCTGGTAACCTATATTATCAGTATAGTTGTAGTTAGTGTTTGTTTTATTACAGTGTTCAATGCAATCTTAATCAATATCCTTAATATGAAGAAGAATTACGGGATTTACAAATCCTTTGGAATGTCTTCCTTTGAAATAAGAAAAGCTTTGATCTATAGAATTCAATTTGTAACGATTATTGGATGTGGATTAGGAATCGTTACAGCCGTGCTCTTAACTCCATCCTTCATTGGTCCAGCCTTATCCCAAGGAGGAGCTGTAAGAATTGATATCGTAATGGACTGGTTCCAAATTATTATGATAGCACCACTGTGTATGGCGGTTACCATGCTTAGTACATGGGTCGCTTCGGGAGGCGTTCTCAAAATCAATCCGCGTAATTTGGTGTCTGAATGAGTACTGGAAATATACATCCAATGTAAAGCAGAGGACCTATGCTTGTGTATCCAAGGAAATAGACGTTATAAGAGAGTAACACTTATTTAACAGCCACTGATGCTAATGATGTATGTCCTCCTCAACTACAGTAGTAGTGGCTGTTAAACGTACTTTTATTAAGATAGGCTACATCCCGCGTATCCATATCGGATTTACACATCTGGATCATGGCGTTCTTCAGCCAGCCGTCCTGCTGGTGGGCACAGGTAGTCGGGTCTGAACAGTCTATGACGATTACCAGGGGACTAAAATGTTTGTGGTGAACTATAAGCATTTTTAACCATAGAGCTATCTATAATGATGATGTATAACAAGAGTTTATCAGAATTACTGTTTCAATTTGTAAGGATGGGAAGACATATCGACTCATCAATCAGGGAGAGATAATTTTGGTTAAAGTATTCGCTGTTCAGATAACCCAATTCCCTTATAAATATCTGGATTCTATATTGTCATATCTTCCGGAGGGTAGACGT is a window encoding:
- a CDS encoding FtsX-like permease family protein; this translates as MRSIFKVCLANFKRNKTQKVLIAITVLLASLVFSLGISILSIIDKPFDKMYKDLNASHTLLFYDSVLNKNKDVEAFWKSQKEVESTYLVPAQFMQGNAYFNKKIDISLFIAEVPDGTVTQDILKIVEGTEGSKPGVNEIWLPTTFAYENKINVGDSIDLPTFEGSKKYKVSAIIIDPQYSSPQHNPVRVWVKSGELNRIFTGESTSYVIGIRYLEYSEKDEVRIWNDFETYLGQSFTGYKLDYNDIVFKYTSTQESIGAIMLVLALIVIAVCFILIFFAISNSIMSDYTTIGIFKAQGFSSVNIIFTYVLQYLTIGFIAIPLGSMLSIPIVGVLSDSLMKALGMTQSSGTSLDTGIVTFIVLMLFTVGVSFVAASKTSKVKPSQAIRYGAPASKNLKRTGISLSALRRLPVSMMIGIKDTFSQVRQMIFFVIVLFVTSVILVFSFVSISSMENALEDPNYMGMDYSDLTVGNSNRTEMTNDDIYQLLSKEENVEFVVPMNYLINSSIFISDDSASKNIVGTAYAGDMELLGITNSEGRNPSDQNEVSISYKLSQRLNMGIGDTLLANIEGENKELKISGVFSTMSSGGYMFRILNADIKTSKIGMQRVHQVKLKENVDVAKFEQELKGKYEDSLEIVNNSRFRDTFLSSIKSVIKLVTYIISIVVVSVCFITVFNAILINILNMKKNYGIYKSFGMSSFEIRKALIYRIQFVTIIGCGLGIVTAVLLTPSFIGPALSQGGAVRIDIVMDWFQIIMIAPLCMAVTMLSTWVASGGVLKINPRNLVSE